In one Colletotrichum destructivum chromosome 2, complete sequence genomic region, the following are encoded:
- a CDS encoding Putative annexin — protein MSYPGQHGYGAQPHGQGYGQQYPPPPQGGYGGSPYPPQHGQYPPPAGPPPGQYGAPPPQHGGYYQQPPPGQYPPQGGHYPPPAGPPPGQYPPQGGQYGAPPPIPPSPYGHSPAPGGYGAPPPGPPPSQQYGAPPPQHFGPPTPASLGYGPPQIIQWDGSPDAAAARAAMKGFGTDEKALIRCLATKDPLQIDAIRTAYHRNFKRDLEQDIKKETSSWFQKGMVSVARGPLRSDIYNLYEAMDGLGTKESVLNDVLLGRSNADMQAIKSAYQQTFKRRLEDDVKGDLSLKTERHFLIVLGANRAEDSAPVVPQQVDSDVMELYKATEGKIGTDEMLVCSILSTRNDNQIRAINQAYEQKFRRKLDDVIKKEFSGHMEDALLFQLRHAVDKYMHAAQLLEDSMAGLGTKDHLLVARVVRYHWDREFLANVKGAYQARYKRSLAGRIKGETSGDYQRLMLACIGENI, from the exons ATGTCGTATCCAGGCCAGCACGGCTACGGCGCCC AGCCGCATGGCCAAGGCTACGGCCAGCAATACCCTCCGCCTCCACAGGGCGGCTATGGCGGATCGCCCTATCCTCCCCAGCACGGCCAGTACCCTCCGCCCGCAGGCCCTCCCCCAGGCCAATACGGCGCGCCTCCGCCGCAACACGGCGGCTACTACCAGCAACCTCCACCCGGCCAATATCCTCCTCAAGGAGGCCACTAtcctcctcccgccggaCCTCCGCCGGGTCAGTACCCGCCTCAGGGCGGCCAGTACGGCGCGCCTCCGCCGATCCCTCCGTCGCCCTACGGACACTCGCCCGCGCCTGGTGGCTACGGCGCACCGCCTCCCGGCCCCCCGCCCAGCCAGCAGTATGGCGCCCCGCCGCCCCAGCACTTTGGACCTCCGACGCCCGCGTCGCTTGGCTACGGCCCGCCCCAGATCATCCAATGGGATGGCTcacccgacgccgccgcggcgcgggCTGCGATGAAGGGGTTTGGCACCGACGAAAAGGCACTGATCCGCTGCTTGGCGACCAAGGACCCTCTGCAGATCGATGCGATTAGGACCGCCTACCACCGAAACTTCAAGCGCGACCTCGAGCAGGATatcaagaaggagacgagCAGCTGGTTCCAAAAGGGCATGGTGTCGGTGGCGCGGGGTCCTCTCAGGTCGGACATCTACAACCTCTATGAGGCCATGGATGGTTTGGGCACAAAGGAGAGTGTTCTCAACGACGTTCTCCTCGGGCGGTCCAATGCCGATATGCAGGCCATCAAGAGCGCGTACCAGCAGACCTTCAAGAGGcgcctcgaggacgatgtcaAGGGCGACCTCAGCCTCAAGACGGAGAGACATTTCCTCATTGTGCTCGGCGCAAACAGGGCAGAGGACTCGGCGCCCGTCGTGCCGCAGCAGGTGGACTCGGATGTCATGGAGCTGTACAAGGCCACCGAGGGCAAGATCGGTACGGACGAGATGCTGGTCTGCAGCATCCTCAGCACGCGCAACGACAACCAGATCCGCGCCATCAACCAGGCGTACGAGCAGAAGTTCAGGAGGAAGCTGGACGATGTCATCAAAAAG GAATTTTCTGGTCACATGGAAGACGCGCTGCTCTTCCAGCTCcgccacgccgtcgacaagtACATGCACGCtgcgcagctcctcgaagACTCGatggccggcctcggcaccaaggaccacctcctcgtcgcgcgCGTTGTCCGGTACCACTGGGACCGGGAGTTCCTGGCCAACGTCAAGGGCGCATACCAGGCCAGGTACAAGCGCAGCCTGGCGGGCAGGAtcaagggcgagacgagCGGGGATTACCAGAGGCTGATGCTCGCGTGCATCGGCGAGAACATATGA